Proteins found in one Fusarium keratoplasticum isolate Fu6.1 chromosome 12, whole genome shotgun sequence genomic segment:
- a CDS encoding Methyltransf-25 domain-containing protein: protein MNSSVTRHIGRSFYQLHSTSRFQLRTMASTTKDGWSANQYVKFLNERTQPAVDLLSRVPATSPKRVVDLGCGPGNSTAVLAERYPNADLSGIDSSPDMIRKAKETLPGVAFDVADLQTYKPDGPIDVLFSNAVLQWIPAGSRIQVIRQLLEHLAPGGSLAVQVPFNLSEPSHVAMKETAFAPNVPWEEKLKAANPVREEFPDPSELYDGLKHLCADLTIWKTTYYHTMENHEGIVEWVKGTGLRPFLDPLTESERKEYTEQYLARLRAAYPAQKDGKVVLPYPRLFVVATKA from the coding sequence ATGAACTCGTCAGTCACACGTCATATTGGACGATCCTTCTACCAACTTCACTCAACATCGCGATTCCAGCTAAGaaccatggcatcaaccacGAAAGACGGCTGGTCTGCCAATCAATACGTCAAGTTTCTCAACGAGCGAACGCAGCCAGCTGTTGATCTGCTCTCCCGAGTCCCCGCAACTTCACCCAAGCGAGTCGTCGACCTAGGCTGTGGTCCGGGAAACTCCACCGCCGTATTGGCAGAGCGCTACCCAAATGCGGATCTCTCGGGAATTGACTCCTCGCCCGACATGATAcggaaggccaaggagactcTGCCAGGCGTGGCTTTTGACGTTGCCGACCTGCAGACGTACAAGCCTGATGGGCCCATCGACGTGCTCTTCTCCAACGCTGTCCTCCAATGGATTCCAGCAGGTAGCCGAATCCAGGTGATTCGCCAACTGTTGGAGCATCTCGCACCCGGCGGCTCTTTGGCAGTCCAGGTCCCCTTCAACCTATCGGAGCCTTCGCACGTCGCCATGAAAGAAACGGCCTTTGCCCCCAACGTGCCCTGGGAAGAAAAGCTCAAAGCTGCAAACCCGGTTCGAGAAGAATTCCCCGACCCATCTGAGCTTTATGACGGGCTGAAACATCTTTGCGCCGACTTGACAATCTGGAAGACGACTTACTATCACACCATGGAGAATCACGAGGGCATTGTTGAGTGGGTCAAGGGCACAGGTCTACGACCCTTCCTCGACCCTCTGACAGAATCAGAGCGCAAAGAGTACACTGAGCAGTACCTGGCGAGACTGAGAGCCGCTTATCCTGCTCAGAAGGACGGAAAGGTTGTTTTGCCGTATCCTCGACTATTTGTGGTCGCTACCAAGGCATAG
- a CDS encoding AB hydrolase-1 domain-containing protein: MVEVITVNGAELAYELSGPENAQLIITLHGGRGMGDHRSDYKVYSRLNDRFRVLSFDYRGHGQSSRTKPYTFRQLVDDIEGVRNHILGPEEKVIICGGSFGGFLAQQYAITYPTRLSHLILRGTAPSHHHEEGAIKILEDRISKVPSFSKEMLRDKVFGAFQDDEEFRLVHFAMMPLYREDFDANAGLRSCLDTVYVAESHNDLYSQEEKYFDYTEKLDSITAKTLVIVGDQDWICPPDNSKIISERVKNAELFVVAGANHSVHVEKSDLVLSKIREFLDQ, from the exons ATGGTCGAGGTCATTACAGTAAACGGAGCCGAGCTTGCCTATGAGCTCAGCGGCCCGGAAAATGCACAACTGATCATCACCCTCCACGGCGGAAGGGGCATGG GGGATCACAGGTCTGATTACAAAGTTTACAGTCGCCTGAACGACCGCTTCCGCGTCCTCTCATTTGACTACAGGGGACACGGGCAGAGCTCTCGGACCAAGCCTTATACCTTTAGGCAGCTGGTTGACGACATTGAAGGCGTGAGAAATCATATCTTGGGGCCTGAAGAGAAGGTCATTATCTGTGGTGGCAGCTTTGGAGGGTTTCTCGCTCAGCAGTATGCCATTACCTATCCAACTCGACTTTCGCACTTGATTCTGCGTGGAACGGCACCATCTCACCATC atgaggagggcgcTATTAAAATTCTCGAGGACAGGATCAGCAAGGTTCCTAGTTTCTCAAAGGAGATGCTACGGGACAAGGTCTTTGGGGCGTTTCAAGACGACGAAGAGTTCCGACTTGTTCACTTTGCCATGATGCCACTGTACCGAGAAGACTTCGATGCCAACGCAGGACTCAGATCTTGTCTGGATACAGTCTATGTTGCCGAATCTCACA ATGACCTCTACTCTCAGGAGGAAAAGTACTTTGACTACACTGAAAAGCTTGACAGCATCACAGCAAAGACATTGGTCATTGTGGGTGATCAAGATTGGATCTGTCCGCCAG acaaCTCAAAGATCATTTCGGAACGAGTCAAGAATGCGGAATTATTTGTGGTCGCTGGCGCCAATCATAGCGTGCACGTTGAAAAGTCGGATCTGGTACTCTCCAAGATCAGAGAGTTTTTAGATCAGTAG
- a CDS encoding MFS domain-containing protein encodes MAPHAVEGDNAISTAHVSAKDRSSITSAAAVDLKNDTTVPAVGKDQWFHWHEPGTSKEEKKLIFKLDWFLLSFACLLFFIKQLDGNNVSNAYVSGMSEELGFGPGNELSWMNTYFSIGTIIGGTAANLIITVLRPRIWLSSCLLIWSVFVLALFKCNHAYQFYVLRFFIGLFESAAWPGVMYCLGSWYRKSELSRRSGLFVMSGVIGQMFSGYLQAALFTGMHGKGGMSAWRWLFIFDFILALPVAVYGFFCFPDTPHTTTAFYLNEWEKERSKQRIEEEGRKPAGKMDWSVLRRVFGSWQVYSFTAAYSFWTLTCGSYVMQYFAIYLKSTGWYSVPEINNIPTCIGAVNFVFMISTGYIADKLGGRALVCGAVGSLMIFNYAILTAWDVPHKLRMAVFIMHGCYGCFTPLLAGWANEACGGDQQKRAFILGFMVSVGQAVVIPFQQVQLASGEAPEFKKTHGWGSALAWVVALTLWTGVGLPLVQRWRQKEVVVTTREEDVDEV; translated from the exons ATGGCTCCTCACGCAGTTGAAGGCGACAATGCGATCAGCACTGCACATGTCAGTGCGAAGGATCGTTCATCTATTACATCTGCGGCAGCGGTCGACTTGAAAAATGACACGACGGTCCCTGCGGTGGGCAAGGATCAATGGTTTCATTGGCACGAGCCCGGAAcgtccaaggaggagaagaagctcattTTCAAGCTTGATTGGTTCCTGTTGAGTTTTGCATGCTTGCTATTTTTCATCAAGCAG CTTGATGGAAACAATGTTTCAAACGCCTACGTGTCTGGAATGTCGGAGGAGCTGGGTTTTGGTCCCGGAAATGAACTTTCGTGGATGAACACGTACTTTTCAATTG GAACCATCATTGGAGGTACAGCtgccaacctcatcatcacggTTCTTCGACCCCGAATCTGGCTTTCCTCCTGCCTCCTCATCTGGTCTGTCTTTGTGCTAGCCCTGTTCAAGTGCAACCACGCGTACCAGTTTTAcgtcttgcgcttcttcatCGGCCTGTTTGAGTCGGCGGCTTGGCCAGGTGTCATGTACTGCCTCGGCTCGTGGTATCGAAAGAGCGAGCTGTCTCGTCGAAGCGGCCTGTTTGTCATGAGCGGAGTCATTGGACAGATGTTCTCTGGATATCTGCAGGCTGCTCTTTTCACGGGCATGCACGGTAAAGGTGGCATGTCtgcttggagatggctgTTCATCTTTGACTTTATCCTGGCTCTGCCAGTTGCTGTTTATGGATTC TTCTGTTTCCCTGACACACCCCATACCACCACCGCCTTTTATCTCAACGAATGGGAAAAGGAACGTTCCAAGCAGCGTattgaggaagagggccgCAAGCCAGCTGGAAAGATGGACTGGTCGGTGCTTCGTCGCGTCTTTGGCTCCTGGCAGGTGTATTCGTTTACAGCCGCATACTCGTTTTGGACCTTGACCTGCGGAAG CTATGTCATGCAGTACTTTGCCATCTACCTCAAGTCGACCGGCTGGTACTCGGTCCCtgagatcaacaacatcccAACATGTATTGGAGCAGTCAACTTTGTCTTTATGATCTCTACGGGTTACATCGCCGATAAACTCGGTGGCCGTGCTCTTGTCTGTGGCGCCGTCGGAAGTCTCATGATATTCAACTACGCCATCCTCACCGCGTGGGACGTCCCGCACAAGCTCCGAATGGCAGTCTTCATCATGCACGGCTGCTACGGCTGCTTCACGCCCCTCCTCGCGGGCTGGGCCAACGAGGCCTGCGGCGGCGACCAGCAGAAGCGAGCCTTTATCTTGGGCTTCATGGTGTCTGTCGGCCAGGCCGTGGTGATCCCGTTCCAGCAGGTCCAGCTGGCGTCTGGCGAAGCTCCCGAGTTTAAAAAGACGCACGGCTGGGGGAGTGCGCTGGCTTGGGTGGTTGCTTTGACGCTCTGGACGGGAGTTGGGTTGCCACTGGTGCAGAGATGGAGGCAGAAGGAGGTTGTGGTGACGACAAGGGAGGaagatgttgatgaagtCTAG